The nucleotide window TTGCTTATTAACATAAGCCGTTTTTATATGACTTAAATGGTTCTCTTTTTTTCTACTATCTTTTTATATTTACACAAATAAAACAAAGGTATTATTACAAAATCACAAATGTGTCCATTGTGTGGGCGATGTGCCCATGAACCATGTATAACTGTAGCGTTATACCAAATAAAACAAGGGTTCTGTGACAAAATCACAAATGAGACAATTGTGCGCATGATGTGTGCATGTACAAGTCTAGCGTTATATTTACACAAATAAAACAAAAGATGTGTGTATGTACACGTCTAGCATTATATTCAGTGACGGACCTAGGATTTTTTTTCATTGGGTTCTATTTTTCGTATAAGAATTTTTTACAACCAAACATTAAAATTTTCGGGCCGGTCATCGTAGTCGGGTCAGGGCTAGGAAATAATGTAAAAGCATTTAGTGGACATGAAACCATTACATTATATGTTGGAAATTTTATTTGGTAATCAAGTGTTAAATATTATTGGTAATCAAGTGTTAAATAAAATCGACATTCAGTTTATCATTTTAAAGAAGCAAATTAGAGGGTCAATAGGTGGTTGTGCTGTTTTAAAACACTAGTTTAATTTTCATGGGAAAAATAAACTATAAAAAAAAGACATGTAAGACTTAAACTTGGGATCTATTTGTTAGAACATAAGAGGATTTACCACCACACCATCTTTATCTTTAATACTATGGGGTCCAACTAATTTATTTTATGGGGTCCTTGAAAAATTTAACGTACCGTAACTACTATTTTCtaaaaaaagattggggtccgtgGACCGGAccatgtgggtccgcccctggttaTATTTAAACGAATAAAACAAAAGTTTTGCACGATATAAAAAGGCGACATGAAAATATCATGTGGGTCGATTAACAACCGTGCATCTACTAACACCATGTCTCATCACTGAAACATCGATCATATTCTTTGATTTTGATTTAGTAACAACCGGATTAGAGTGAAAACTTGATTAATTCCCAATAATTGTTGTTGATGTCTCTCAATTGAGAGGCAAAATTGAAATTGATTTAGACAAGAAATTTGTTCACATAGAGTTTTTTGTTTCCTGGTATTTCCACAAATAGTATATGTACCTTCAAATGTTACCATATTTAGAAAGTTGTGCCAAtgtaacataccctaaataaagAAAGAAGATCATGTTTGTCACAAAACTAGAAGTCAAAAGTCAAAACGTTTCACATTCTTAATAGTAGTGCTTATTAGTATGTTACATGGTTCGGTTTAAGTCGGTTTTGTATAAATCTAAAACCGAAATGGAAAGCTTAGTTTTTATAATTCGAAAATCGTTCTGTCGGTTATGTCCTTCCTGGCTCATAGGTTGGTTTATGTTTGGTTCGTTTTATTCAAGTATTTGGCTCAACAAACTTTACCTTTTTTATATTGGGTTTGTATAATTTTTAATCTTCAACCTAAGAAATATAATTTTAAGTATTGTTAACCGAAATTAAACCGAAAACAAAGAAACTAAACCGAAAGTTTTCGATTAATCCTAAAATCAACATCCAAAAACCGAAATATTATATTAATCCTAAAACCAACATCCAAAAACCGAAATATTATAGTTCTAATTTGTTTTGGTTCGATTATTATAATTCGTGGTTCAATTTACACATCCCTTTTTATCTTTAAAGTTTTTTGGGCCAAGATATAAGTCATTTTGTCGCTCCTAATTTAGGAGATATGTCATAAATAATTAGTTATCATGTAAGATGGTGCAATTATCAAGCATAAAATTATTGTTTGAGGAATGCTTTGCAATTGAATTGAACCACACATCATTTTGgctttgatttgatttgattatcATCAATTTAATTTTTGGGGTCTCTTATTATTGTAAACAAGACTAATGTTTAGCTTAATAAATATTTATAAGCCAAAATAAATATTATGTTAGAGTCAGCATATAATATGAAGTTTATTTGGGTAGAAATGCTAGAAAGTAATCTTAACCGTCTATTTATtaatcaagggctaggattaaatgagtgaaattgaaggaaaaaaaagaggcgcgtgggtttgtgtaagggcattttagtcaatccaatgcgatagtttctctctcctccaattctcccaatttttttaaacgttaataacttttcatacgacattatttttataaaaaattgcaccaaaaaacgagtgttttttaatctttaaaacgagtatactattgctatattttcgaaaaccaagttgcgtaaaacgcaatggacaaaaagcGTAAAAAATGActgttttttttctaaaaacgtAATGgacaaaaaaaacaaagaaattgtcttatttctaaaacccAATGCCAGAAaatacaaagaaatgtcttatttctaaaacgcaatagtcagaaaatacaaagaaatgtttttttttctaaaaggtaatggcctaaaaacacaaaagaaagtgttctttctaaaacgcgaCAGACTGAAAACACCtcaaaatgtgttttacctaaaacgcaatggactaaaaacacttcaaaatttgtttttctaaaacgcaatggaccaaaaaacacataaaaatgtctttttctaaaacacaatggcttaaaacacaaaagaaagtgttctttctaaaacgtaatagactaaaaacacataaaaatgtgtttttgcctaaaacgcaatagactaaaaacacttcaaaatgtgtttttctaaaacgcaatagaccataaaacacataaaaatgtttttttttctaaaacgcaatggcctaaaaacacataaaaatgtgtttttacctaaaacgcaatggactaaaaacacttcaaaatgtgttttctaaaacgcattggaccaaaaaacacataaaaatgtgttttcataaaacgcaatagataaaaacacaaaagaaagtgtttttttttttctaaaacaaaatgtactaaaaacacataaaatgtgttttacctaaagcgtaatggactaaaaacacaataaaatgtgtTGTTTCTAAAACGGGGTAACTTCGTAGAAATGTAACCAACTTTAAGAAGTGTTCCAATTAAGTCACTGAAACTTTTTTTGTCTCTATAAAATAACTCAACTTTCATTTGATGTTCTAATAGTATGTAATTATCAGGTTACCAGGTTAGTAACGATGATGTGTcaggttttattattttttttaatttttaatatgaTGTGGAAAATAAAATTAATGACATggatttttctctaaaaaaaattgaaaaatcatttttattctaaaattaataaaatataaagTGTTACGTTTTTAAagcaaaaaaaaattacttttgaGTGAGTAACAAAAATTGTTACGAttgaggtttttttttattttaaaaatagtATTGGTTTTTTTTTATTCATACTAAACTAATAAGACTATAAAATATTATTATGAATGAAAAATAAATGATAAACCGAAACTTTCAATACCATCGTATCTATTCGTCACAAAAAGATAAACAAAAAACGTAGGCAACATCGTCCAAAATTCATGTCTCAAAAAGAtaactcacaaaaaaaaaaaaaaaaaaaaacacgaaaTCATGTTAGACTTTCATCGTTGCAGCACGCTTTTTAGGTCTACCTTTTGGCCTTTTCACCTTTGTTGGGGGGTCTTTTTTCTCATTTTTGCAAGACCTAACATTATGCCCCGTTCCATAACAATTTTGACAAGACATTTTTCTTCCAATTCCAACCTTCGGgttctttttctctttttcatCAGCGCTTCTTTTCCTCTTTATTGCTGGTCTACCCGGCATCCGTCTCTCTTTTGGAGGTAAAGGTTTTATATCATCAGTTTTGGGCCAAAATGTACTTCCTCTCAGTGGTTTGATTGGATATTTGTATGCTTCTCTGAACAAGTCCTTTTTAAGCCAAGAACTAACAAAAGTTTCTGCGTCCTTGTTAACGAAGGACAACGTTGCCACTGTATGAACACAAGGTATGCCTGACAACTGCCATAATCTACAACTACAAGTTTTTTCATCAAGGTTCACCACGCACGCATATTTTTCACTTCTCACTTCAAATACGGTCTTATCACTTGGAACTACCTTCCAATACCTACCGAAAagtttaaaaaattaataaaaaataccaaaaatgtaaaagtaataattacTTTTGTCGTACCTTtgattttctttgattttttctaacttttttctAATTTTCGGACAGACATCACGTTTTAATCTTCCAGCTTTTTTTGCCATTAAAAATATTCTTTCCATCACAAATGTTCTGATTTCTTCTAGCATAGTAATTATAGGTTTCCGTCGTGCTGATAGAATGCGTGAGTTGAAGCTTTCGCTCATGCCATTTTCGTACGCATCACATGCCTTATTAAGCTCGAAAAAAGCCTTTGACCAAGTAACCGGATTCCTTTCCATTAGATGGGTATACGCCCCTTTGTTAATGTTTTTCAATTCTTCCATTTTCTTCTCAAAATATTCCTCAGTTGTTGCATTTGCAGCTTTCCAAAATAAATTTTTAAATTGTTCTCCGCGATATTTTTTCTTGTAGTTAGCATAAATATGCCTTACACATTGTCTATGCTCAGCATAAGGAAACACGTCCTTCACGGCTTCTATGATTCCCTAATGAAAACAATAACAATATAAAATAGTTTGATTATAATATCCCTTGTTAAACAAAAAAGTAAAACTAACTAAACTGCATATGAATAGTAATCACATACCTTGTGTTGATCTGAAATGAGAGTTAGTCCAAGTCCACTTTCCATTTCAATGTCATCCCTCACTAGACTAAGAAACCATTTCCAGTTTTCCTTATTCTCAACAGACACAACAGCCCATGCCAAAGGAAAAATATGGTTATTGGCATCTCTTCCCATAGCCGTTAGTAGTTGACCACTGTTTTTTAGAAAGCACCCATCTAAACCAAGAACTTTTCTACACCCATTTATCCATCCATCTTTGACACCCTTAAAACAAATATAATAACTACTAAAGTAAACTTCTCCATTCTCCACTTGATTCACAGCCATCATGACAGTACTCCCTGGATTAGTTTCTAATATCTCGGCTTTATAATCTGAAAGTCTAGCATAATGTTCTTTTAAACCACCTTCATAATCatccaaaacctttttttttGCTCTACTACATTGACCAATACTCACTTTGCATTCAAATTTTCTCATGATATCGGTCTGCATTTGCCTTAAACTAATCTCCGGATTTTCAACTATTTGTTTGAAATATCGTTTTGCAATCCAAGAATATGTAACAAGAGAGCCCAAACAATACTTTCTTGTGCATGTGTGTTTCTCGTTTAGTGTTTTTATTTGGAATGAATCCTCACCTGTAAGCCTTGAGGCCCAAAGCCTAAATGGACACGTCCTGACTTTCTTCTTTTTTCCTGAATGATCCTCTTTATCTTCGGTTTTTTCTTCCCCACATACCACCAGCAACCTACGATAGTCGTTGACTGTAAACTCTAATTTATAACCATTTGATACTCCGTAGTCAATTAAACTCTCCTTTAGTTGTGTAGGACTCTCAAATTTCATTCCTAGAATAGGTTTGGTCAATCTCCAATTAATTGTTGGATCGTAGCTCGGATATACAACATCACGCTCGATATTTTCAACACCATCACTATCATAATCCTTTTCATTTGCACTCCAATCTTCAGCGGAACTGGCCTCGTCATCTTTTTCAACACGATCATCCTTTTCGCTATCACTGTCATAACAAAGTAGACTCAAAAAAGGGTCCTTTTCGATTTGATCATCTTCATGTTGTAATGTTGTTTGAGACCCAACTTCCGTACTGTTTATTACTGAATATAAATAGCAAAAAAATACAAATTAGTAAATCAATAGTGATCACCCAACATCACATCAAAACCAATTTCTTTGATCTTTAAGTGAATCAATTCTGTGAACAATCTATTATTTGATCAAAACAATATATTATTGCTGTGAACAATCTATTATTGCTGTGAACAATATACTTTGATATTTAAGTGAGAATTCTTTCAACATGTATCCATGACCATCGATAAATGAAACCCATCATTTTCTTCATTAAATGCTTTCATATGACCAAGTTTAAAAGTCCATAACCAATTTCTTCATTAAATATTATCATTACACGTGCAAGTCTACATATGTATTCTCCTCGTTATATATTATGTGATAATCTGTATATATATTATTCTACTCATTAGGCATATTTGATCGAAACAAGGTATTCTTGCTATGAACAATATATTATTGCTATGAAACAAAACGAAAGAAGCTATGAAACAAAAACGAATCGATACAGGTTGTCTCCGAGTCTTCGTCGAAACAATATATATCATTGCTATGAAACAAAAACGATAGAAGCAATCGTACCTGACGAATCACGAATCTGATCATCAAAGATTGAAGGTCCGTCGTCGTCGTTGCCGTTGTTCATGTCGTCTAGGGTTTTGGGAGGAATGAACCAGTCGTAGGTTTTaatgtgtttttattttataaattccatctaatataaataatatccacataagcattaaaaagaaaataaaaaataaaagaaaaacatggTAACCTGATGACCTGATAATTACACCGTATTAGAACACAAAATTAAAGTTTAATGACTTTAGAGAGACAAAAAAAGTTTGGATGACTTAATTGAGACACTTGACAAACTTAGTTACATTTTAGTGGCATTTCCCCTTTCTAAAACCCAATggactgaaaatacaaaaaaaaaacagtgtTTTTTCATTACTTTGTAAACGCAATCACTTAATTCAAAAACCCAAATCATAAAAATGCAATTCAAAAatttcttacatagatcgaagccgatttcttcagatttcttcaacgattgacgaaatttgaatgttaaaaacacttatcagcgatcgaatcgaacgaatcgcgtaattcgcttcaaaatcacgggaaaaaaatgagatattgtatgaaattaaactgggtttcttcaaaaaaagttgaagaacacgttgattgggtatttgaatcattgattggtgacggatatcgcactataatgtagtgattattgagatagaaattgaagaaaaggttgaagaaggtgagttttgaaaatggtggattTTGAAGTTACAGAGAGAAGAAAGGAGAAAATTGgataaaattaactaaaatactatttctctttattttaaattttgcaaCATGTTATAATCCTATTGCTTcatatccttcct belongs to Helianthus annuus cultivar XRQ/B chromosome 5, HanXRQr2.0-SUNRISE, whole genome shotgun sequence and includes:
- the LOC110939292 gene encoding uncharacterized protein LOC110939292 yields the protein MNNGNDDDGPSIFDDQIRDSSVINSTEVGSQTTLQHEDDQIEKDPFLSLLCYDSDSEKDDRVEKDDEASSAEDWSANEKDYDSDGVENIERDVVYPSYDPTINWRLTKPILGMKFESPTQLKESLIDYGVSNGYKLEFTVNDYRRLLVVCGEEKTEDKEDHSGKKKKVRTCPFRLWASRLTGEDSFQIKTLNEKHTCTRKYCLGSLVTYSWIAKRYFKQIVENPEISLRQMQTDIMRKFECKVSIGQCSRAKKKVLDDYEGGLKEHYARLSDYKAEILETNPGSTVMMAVNQVENGEVYFSSYYICFKGVKDGWINGCRKVLGLDGCFLKNSGQLLTAMGRDANNHIFPLAWAVVSVENKENWKWFLSLVRDDIEMESGLGLTLISDQHKGIIEAVKDVFPYAEHRQCVRHIYANYKKKYRGEQFKNLFWKAANATTEEYFEKKMEELKNINKGAYTHLMERNPVTWSKAFFELNKACDAYENGMSESFNSRILSARRKPIITMLEEIRTFVMERIFLMAKKAGRLKRDVCPKIRKKLEKIKENQRYWKVVPSDKTVFEVRSEKYACVVNLDEKTCSCRLWQLSGIPCVHTVATLSFVNKDAETFVSSWLKKDLFREAYKYPIKPLRGSTFWPKTDDIKPLPPKERRMPGRPAIKRKRSADEKEKKNPKVGIGRKMSCQNCYGTGHNVRSCKNEKKDPPTKVKRPKGRPKKRAATMKV